In Alteromonas mediterranea DE, a single genomic region encodes these proteins:
- a CDS encoding 3-keto-disaccharide hydrolase, with protein sequence MNKTLVASTVALLMPLSACATTDADTEKSESRLTREQQAAKTEVWEPVPEVVSFDKVGVPSDAISLIGDDLSNWTSVKEGDAKWTLQDGVLTVKPGTGDIKTKAEFCDVQLHVEWKAPQPEAGMEGQQRNNSGIFLQQRYEIQVLDSYQNKTYPNGQAASVYKQTIPLVNAMKAPGEWQTYDIIYKAPTFNGEALATKGYVTVIHNGVVVQNHTEIQGTTEWIGAPKYKAHGCAPLQLQDHGNLVSFKNMWVRPL encoded by the coding sequence ATGAATAAAACACTCGTCGCTTCAACTGTGGCTTTGCTTATGCCACTTTCTGCATGCGCAACGACAGATGCAGATACTGAAAAAAGCGAATCGCGTTTAACCCGAGAACAACAGGCCGCTAAAACGGAAGTTTGGGAACCTGTTCCTGAAGTGGTTTCTTTTGATAAGGTAGGCGTGCCCTCTGATGCCATCTCTTTAATTGGTGATGACTTATCTAACTGGACTTCAGTAAAAGAAGGTGATGCTAAGTGGACGCTTCAAGATGGTGTACTTACCGTAAAACCGGGAACAGGCGATATCAAAACGAAAGCAGAGTTCTGTGATGTTCAGTTGCACGTAGAGTGGAAAGCGCCACAGCCAGAAGCAGGTATGGAAGGACAACAGCGCAATAACAGTGGTATCTTCCTGCAGCAGCGATATGAAATTCAGGTCTTGGACTCATATCAGAACAAGACCTATCCCAATGGACAAGCGGCAAGTGTTTATAAACAAACCATTCCTTTAGTTAACGCTATGAAGGCGCCTGGCGAATGGCAAACTTACGACATCATATATAAAGCGCCTACCTTTAACGGTGAAGCGCTAGCAACGAAAGGTTATGTTACGGTAATACATAACGGCGTAGTGGTTCAGAACCATACTGAAATTCAAGGGACAACAGAATGGATCGGTGCACCTAAGTACAAAGCTCACGGATGCGCGCCGCTTCAATTACAAGATCACGGCAACTTAGTAAGCTTTAAGAACATGTGGGTAAGACCACTTTAA
- a CDS encoding gluconate 2-dehydrogenase subunit 3 family protein yields MERRELLKLIATATGTALFAGNVLAYTDVPAVPLSDTLFNEKDVALMNEMGEVIIPQTDTPGAKAANVGATMAVLITDCYTPLLQKTFLDGIKKISSLSQSRFNKQFVQLTKQEREALFNDLDVEAKAANLANGVYQGVETGKPSQWEPGTDEPTPHYFTLLKQLTLYCFFTSQVGATKVLRYVAIPGRYDGAFPYKKGDKAWAT; encoded by the coding sequence ATGGAACGCAGAGAACTACTTAAACTCATAGCAACTGCTACAGGCACAGCATTGTTCGCAGGTAATGTACTTGCCTACACAGATGTGCCCGCTGTACCGCTTAGCGACACATTATTTAATGAAAAAGATGTGGCCTTGATGAATGAAATGGGTGAGGTGATCATTCCTCAAACTGACACGCCTGGAGCAAAAGCGGCCAACGTTGGCGCGACAATGGCTGTGTTGATAACCGATTGCTACACACCTTTACTTCAAAAGACCTTTCTTGATGGCATTAAGAAAATATCTTCGTTAAGTCAAAGTCGTTTCAACAAGCAATTTGTTCAGCTTACCAAGCAAGAACGAGAGGCTTTATTTAACGACCTGGATGTAGAAGCGAAAGCGGCGAACCTTGCTAACGGTGTTTATCAAGGTGTTGAAACAGGAAAGCCAAGTCAGTGGGAGCCAGGCACCGATGAGCCAACCCCTCACTACTTTACGTTATTAAAACAGCTCACACTTTATTGCTTTTTCACGTCTCAAGTTGGCGCGACTAAAGTGCTTCGATATGTGGCTATTCCTGGACGTTACGACGGTGCATTCCCTTATAAAAAGGGCGACAAAGCGTGGGCAACCTAA
- a CDS encoding GMC oxidoreductase encodes MASNEYDAIVIGSGISGGWAAKELTEKGLKVLMLERGQNIEHIKDYKNAHKEDWDFPHRDLPTQAMKVDYPVLKRDYPLNEKTYGMWANEKENPYTEDKRFDWYRGYHVGGRSLLWGRQSYRLNKEDFEANAKEGIAVDWPIRYDDLAPWYDYVEKFAGISGNRDGLDVLPDGVYQPPMPMNIVEESVAARVKKAYEGARHMVHGRTSNMTQSKPEEGRVHCQYRNKCWLGCPFGGYFSTQASTLPAAVKTGNLTLRPFSIVKEILFDKDKKRATGVEIIDAETNETYVFKSKIIFVNASALNSAWVLMNSATDVWDGGLGSSSGELGHNVMDHHFRVGASAEVEGFDDKYTYGRRPSGFYVPRFRNWGSDKRDYLRGFGYQGGASRSGWRKDIAELGIGAGLKDALTEPGPWTIGMTAFGEILPYHENKVYLNKKVTDKWGLPVLAMDVEIKENELKMRKDMQQDAIEMFEAAGLKNVQGWDADYAPGMGIHEMGTARMGRDSKSSVLNAHNQVWDAPNVFVTDGAAMTSASCVNPSLTYMALTARAADFAVEELKRGNL; translated from the coding sequence ATGGCGAGTAACGAATATGATGCAATAGTTATTGGATCTGGTATCAGTGGCGGTTGGGCTGCTAAGGAGCTAACTGAAAAGGGCCTAAAAGTGCTAATGTTAGAACGTGGCCAAAATATCGAGCATATTAAAGATTATAAAAATGCGCATAAAGAGGATTGGGATTTTCCTCACCGAGATCTGCCTACTCAGGCTATGAAAGTTGACTACCCTGTGCTTAAGCGTGATTACCCGCTAAATGAAAAAACGTACGGCATGTGGGCAAATGAAAAAGAAAATCCTTATACCGAAGACAAGCGCTTCGACTGGTACAGAGGCTACCACGTGGGTGGGCGCTCACTGTTGTGGGGGCGTCAAAGCTACCGTTTGAACAAAGAAGATTTCGAAGCCAATGCTAAAGAAGGCATTGCAGTCGACTGGCCTATTCGCTACGACGATTTGGCGCCATGGTATGACTACGTAGAAAAATTCGCGGGTATCAGTGGTAATCGCGATGGCTTAGATGTATTGCCTGATGGTGTATACCAGCCACCAATGCCAATGAACATTGTAGAGGAAAGTGTCGCGGCGCGGGTGAAAAAGGCCTATGAAGGCGCGCGGCACATGGTGCATGGCCGCACTTCAAACATGACACAAAGCAAGCCCGAAGAAGGGCGTGTTCATTGCCAATACCGCAATAAGTGCTGGTTGGGTTGTCCTTTCGGTGGCTACTTCAGTACACAAGCATCTACGCTTCCAGCTGCGGTTAAAACAGGTAACTTAACCCTTCGACCTTTTTCGATAGTCAAAGAGATCTTGTTCGACAAAGACAAGAAACGCGCGACTGGCGTTGAAATTATCGATGCTGAAACCAACGAGACCTATGTATTTAAAAGCAAGATCATCTTTGTAAATGCGTCAGCACTTAACTCGGCGTGGGTACTGATGAATTCCGCCACAGACGTATGGGACGGTGGCTTAGGAAGCAGCAGCGGCGAGTTGGGTCACAACGTTATGGATCACCACTTTAGAGTCGGAGCTTCAGCTGAAGTTGAAGGTTTTGACGACAAATATACCTACGGTCGCAGACCGAGTGGCTTCTATGTGCCAAGGTTTAGAAACTGGGGAAGTGATAAACGAGATTACTTGCGAGGATTTGGTTATCAAGGCGGCGCAAGCCGTTCAGGTTGGCGCAAAGACATAGCTGAGCTTGGTATAGGTGCTGGACTTAAAGACGCATTAACAGAGCCAGGTCCTTGGACAATAGGCATGACAGCCTTCGGAGAAATTCTTCCGTATCACGAAAACAAAGTGTACTTGAATAAAAAAGTCACCGACAAATGGGGCTTACCAGTACTCGCAATGGATGTAGAGATTAAAGAAAACGAGCTTAAGATGCGTAAGGACATGCAGCAAGACGCTATTGAGATGTTTGAAGCGGCTGGCCTTAAAAATGTTCAAGGCTGGGATGCAGACTACGCACCGGGTATGGGCATTCATGAAATGGGTACGGCGCGTATGGGGAGAGATTCTAAAAGCTCTGTGCTCAACGCGCATAACCAAGTATGGGATGCACCAAACGTATTCGTGACCGATGGTGCAGCAATGACATCGGCCAGCTGTGTTAACCCTTCACTGACCTATATGGCATTAACGGCAAGAGCCGCAGACTTTGCCGTAGAAGAGTTAAAGCGAGGAAATCTATAA
- the gpmA gene encoding 2,3-diphosphoglycerate-dependent phosphoglycerate mutase, which translates to MYKLVLIRHGESQWNLENRFTGWHDVDLTDTGVAQAKTAGQLLKDAGFTFDQAYTSVLLRAIKTLNIALEEMGQHYLPVERHWRLNERHYGALTGLDKAETAAKHGEEQVKIWRRSFDIPPPAVEDDSEHFPGHDPRYNNVDADILPRGESLKLTIERVLPYWHDVIRPDIQAGKRVIIAAHGNSLRALVKYLDGMSDEEVLGLNIPTGVPLVYELDENLKPISKEYLGDADAIKAMMDAVAKQGQAK; encoded by the coding sequence ATGTATAAATTGGTACTTATTCGTCATGGAGAAAGTCAGTGGAACTTAGAAAATCGTTTCACAGGCTGGCACGACGTTGACTTGACCGACACTGGTGTAGCACAAGCAAAGACCGCAGGTCAGCTTCTTAAAGATGCTGGATTTACATTTGATCAGGCATATACGTCTGTACTCCTTCGAGCAATCAAAACGCTTAATATTGCCCTTGAAGAAATGGGTCAACACTACCTTCCAGTTGAGCGTCACTGGCGTCTGAACGAGCGTCATTACGGTGCTCTAACCGGTCTAGACAAAGCGGAAACTGCTGCTAAGCACGGCGAAGAGCAAGTGAAAATCTGGCGTCGTAGCTTCGATATCCCACCTCCGGCGGTTGAAGACGATAGTGAACACTTCCCAGGTCACGACCCGCGTTATAACAATGTAGATGCTGATATTTTGCCACGTGGTGAAAGCCTCAAGCTTACTATCGAACGTGTATTACCTTACTGGCATGATGTTATTCGCCCAGACATCCAAGCTGGTAAGCGTGTAATTATAGCGGCCCACGGCAACAGCCTTCGCGCACTTGTTAAGTATTTAGATGGTATGTCAGACGAAGAAGTATTAGGTCTTAACATCCCTACAGGTGTGCCACTAGTATACGAACTAGATGAAAACCTTAAGCCAATCTCTAAAGAGTATCTTGGCGATGCTGATGCAATAAAAGCAATGATGGATGCAGTTGCTAAACAAGGCCAAGCGAAATAA
- a CDS encoding sugar phosphate isomerase/epimerase family protein: protein MATNQQPIKGPAIFLAQFMGKEAPFDTLENMAKWAASLGYKGIQVPTDPSLFDLEKAAESQEYCDNIAKICKDAGVEITELSTHLQGQLVAVHPAYDELFDNFAPAHLHGKPQERTEWAINQLKCAAIASKRLGLKAHATFSGALMWHLVYPWPQRPAGLVEQGFAELAKRWKPILDAFDDAGVDVCYEIHPGEDLHDGASFEQFLKAVDDHPRANILFDPSHFVLQQLDYLDFIDRYHSRIKMFHVKDAEFNPNGRNGVYGGYQDWQDRAGRFRSLGDGQVDFKGIFSKLTQYGFTGWAVLEWECCLKDSAQGAAEGAPFIASHIIEPSKYAFDDFAGGDVSEAKNNRILGLER from the coding sequence ATGGCTACTAATCAACAACCTATAAAAGGGCCGGCTATCTTCCTTGCTCAGTTCATGGGAAAAGAAGCGCCGTTCGATACGCTCGAAAATATGGCGAAGTGGGCAGCGTCGCTTGGTTACAAGGGAATACAGGTACCTACTGATCCTAGTCTGTTTGATTTAGAAAAAGCAGCGGAGAGCCAAGAGTACTGCGACAACATCGCTAAAATATGTAAAGACGCAGGCGTAGAAATCACTGAGCTTTCTACGCACTTACAAGGTCAGCTAGTGGCGGTTCACCCCGCTTACGACGAGTTATTCGATAACTTTGCGCCAGCGCACTTACACGGCAAGCCACAAGAGCGAACCGAATGGGCAATTAATCAGCTCAAATGTGCGGCTATTGCCAGTAAGCGCTTGGGATTGAAAGCTCACGCTACCTTTTCTGGTGCATTAATGTGGCACTTGGTTTACCCGTGGCCTCAGCGTCCTGCTGGCTTGGTCGAGCAAGGCTTTGCTGAATTAGCCAAGCGTTGGAAACCCATTCTCGATGCATTCGACGATGCAGGTGTTGACGTATGCTACGAAATTCATCCCGGGGAAGACTTGCACGATGGGGCTTCGTTCGAACAGTTTTTAAAAGCTGTAGATGACCACCCACGAGCAAACATTCTTTTCGATCCAAGTCACTTTGTTTTACAGCAGCTTGACTACCTTGACTTTATTGACCGCTACCACAGCCGGATCAAAATGTTTCACGTCAAAGATGCCGAGTTCAATCCGAACGGTAGAAACGGTGTGTACGGCGGCTATCAAGACTGGCAAGACCGCGCGGGACGTTTTCGTTCCCTTGGCGACGGCCAAGTCGACTTCAAAGGTATTTTCAGCAAGCTTACCCAGTATGGCTTCACAGGTTGGGCAGTACTAGAGTGGGAATGCTGCTTAAAAGACAGTGCGCAAGGTGCAGCAGAGGGCGCACCGTTTATCGCTTCACACATTATCGAGCCAAGCAAATATGCGTTTGACGACTTTGCTGGTGGAGACGTAAGCGAAGCGAAGAATAATCGTATTTTAGGCCTTGAGCGCTAA
- a CDS encoding hydroxypyruvate isomerase family protein, whose amino-acid sequence MHNITRRKLLQSMAMTGAGIAGTGLAAAGLATAMPAIASTNGTKGSNTMNTPLKGNVNHSVSRWTYGDLSIEELCQTVKQLGFGAIDLVGPEDWPVLKQYGIDSSMCNGAEISLEDGFIHSELHDELEARYIKHIDLVADAGYTNLICFSGNARGMSREDGLENAVKGLKRILPHAEKRNVVIFMELFNSKVDHPDYMADNSAWGIELCKRLGSKHFSLLYDIYHMQINEGDIIRTIRDNYQYFGHYHTAGVPGRHEIDASQELNYEAIAKAIVETGFKGYLAQEFIPTPKTKANRIASLQQAIHICDV is encoded by the coding sequence ATGCATAACATTACCCGCAGAAAATTACTTCAAAGTATGGCTATGACAGGGGCAGGCATTGCCGGAACAGGATTAGCAGCAGCTGGTTTAGCCACTGCTATGCCTGCTATAGCGAGTACAAACGGCACGAAAGGTAGCAACACCATGAATACGCCGCTTAAAGGAAATGTAAATCATTCGGTAAGCCGATGGACCTACGGCGATTTAAGCATTGAAGAGTTGTGCCAAACCGTTAAGCAATTAGGATTTGGAGCCATTGACTTGGTAGGTCCTGAAGATTGGCCTGTGCTAAAGCAGTACGGCATCGACTCTTCTATGTGTAACGGCGCCGAGATAAGTCTTGAAGACGGCTTCATTCACAGTGAGCTCCATGACGAACTAGAAGCGCGTTATATAAAGCACATCGACTTGGTCGCTGATGCAGGTTATACAAACCTTATCTGCTTTAGCGGCAATGCCCGAGGCATGTCACGAGAAGACGGACTGGAAAATGCGGTTAAAGGGTTAAAACGCATTTTACCTCATGCTGAAAAACGCAACGTAGTGATTTTCATGGAGCTGTTTAACAGTAAAGTCGACCACCCTGATTACATGGCCGACAATTCTGCATGGGGAATAGAGCTGTGCAAACGCCTAGGCTCTAAGCACTTCTCACTACTTTACGATATCTACCACATGCAAATTAATGAGGGGGATATCATCCGAACTATTCGAGATAACTATCAGTACTTTGGTCATTACCATACGGCCGGCGTACCTGGGCGTCACGAAATAGATGCTTCTCAAGAACTCAATTATGAAGCAATAGCTAAAGCCATTGTCGAGACCGGATTTAAAGGCTACTTAGCACAAGAGTTTATACCCACACCGAAAACCAAAGCCAACAGAATAGCGTCGCTACAACAAGCGATCCATATCTGTGATGTGTAA
- a CDS encoding Gfo/Idh/MocA family protein has product MQPIRMGMIGGGEGAFIGAVHRHAAGLDGNYQLVCGAFSRNEENNSRTAATLNVDASRAYDSWQAMLDNEAQLPEQERMQVVVIVTPNHLHVPISLAAIKAGFHVFCEKPAGVSFAEVKELQDVIHASESLYGLAHTYLGYPMVWQARHLVESGKLGNIRKVYVEYPQGWLSGEEETHNKQAQWRTDPAISGATGAMGDIGTHAFGLVEFVLNDSVTSLCGELNTHVEGRRLDDDGAALIKTKKGASGVLIASQVCAGEENALKIRVYGDKGGLEWRQMEPNSVIYRPVDAPYQVFRAGQGQVGLCDAASARCRVPAGHPEGYLEAMANLYTDFAKAVRANQKGKADGVPGINSGIRGMVFIDAMLASTDSDTKWESVSQEGTQ; this is encoded by the coding sequence ATGCAACCAATTCGAATGGGAATGATCGGAGGCGGGGAAGGCGCGTTTATCGGTGCCGTGCATCGTCATGCCGCAGGGTTAGATGGGAACTACCAGTTGGTGTGTGGCGCATTTAGCCGCAACGAAGAAAACAACTCGCGTACGGCAGCAACGTTAAATGTAGATGCTTCCCGTGCTTACGACAGTTGGCAAGCTATGTTAGATAACGAGGCGCAACTTCCCGAGCAAGAGCGAATGCAAGTGGTTGTTATCGTAACGCCTAATCATCTTCACGTACCTATTTCACTTGCCGCAATTAAGGCAGGCTTTCACGTCTTCTGTGAAAAACCAGCAGGCGTTAGCTTTGCAGAAGTAAAAGAGCTTCAAGATGTTATTCACGCCAGTGAGTCGTTATACGGCTTGGCTCATACCTACCTTGGTTATCCTATGGTTTGGCAAGCACGTCATCTCGTTGAAAGCGGTAAGCTGGGCAACATTCGAAAAGTGTATGTTGAGTATCCGCAAGGCTGGTTGTCTGGCGAAGAAGAAACGCACAATAAGCAAGCGCAGTGGCGTACCGACCCAGCAATTTCTGGCGCAACGGGCGCAATGGGCGACATCGGCACTCATGCCTTTGGACTTGTTGAGTTTGTATTAAACGACAGTGTTACCTCGTTATGTGGCGAGTTAAACACCCATGTTGAAGGACGCCGATTAGATGACGACGGCGCCGCGCTTATTAAAACTAAGAAGGGTGCGTCGGGCGTGTTGATTGCTTCGCAGGTTTGTGCTGGTGAAGAAAACGCGTTGAAGATCCGTGTCTACGGTGACAAGGGCGGTTTAGAGTGGCGTCAAATGGAGCCAAACTCCGTTATCTATCGCCCTGTTGATGCCCCTTATCAAGTGTTTAGAGCCGGCCAGGGTCAAGTTGGGTTATGTGATGCTGCATCTGCACGTTGTCGTGTTCCAGCTGGCCACCCAGAGGGCTACTTAGAAGCAATGGCAAACTTGTATACCGATTTTGCAAAAGCGGTACGCGCGAATCAAAAAGGCAAAGCTGACGGCGTTCCAGGAATAAATTCAGGCATACGCGGAATGGTATTTATAGATGCCATGCTTGCCAGTACTGACAGCGACACCAAATGGGAGTCGGTCAGTCAGGAAGGAACGCAGTAA
- a CDS encoding branched-chain amino acid aminotransferase: protein MAVFGTVFMPQMALATFVNDKWTDTEFVSADSISLHPGAHVLHYSSTCFEGLKAFKHEDGSINIFRMDKNIERFAQSSRLLNLPEIDKAQVEKMIIDIVAKYASEVPEPPGSMYIRPTHIGTEASIGKAAAPSADSMLYVLLSPVGDYFAGGAKPLRLLLDETGMRCAPHMGMVKSGGNYASALPPILKARAEVQADQILFCPNGDVQETGAANFLLIDGNEIITKGLDSSFLHGVTRATVLQIAKDHGMKVSERDITVEELLERAAKPNTEAALSGTAAVLTPVGTFIHNDKEYQVGSGEAGPVTMKLRQALNDIQWGKAEDTHNWLVKVPN from the coding sequence ATGGCCGTATTCGGTACAGTATTCATGCCACAAATGGCGCTTGCTACCTTTGTCAACGATAAGTGGACTGACACCGAATTTGTCAGTGCAGACAGTATTTCACTTCACCCTGGTGCGCACGTGCTTCACTATTCAAGCACTTGTTTTGAAGGCTTAAAGGCATTTAAACACGAAGATGGCAGCATCAATATTTTTAGAATGGACAAAAACATTGAGCGTTTTGCGCAAAGTAGCCGCCTTCTAAATTTGCCTGAAATAGATAAAGCGCAAGTTGAAAAGATGATTATCGATATTGTTGCTAAGTATGCCTCTGAGGTTCCTGAGCCTCCTGGCTCTATGTACATTCGTCCTACTCACATTGGTACAGAAGCGTCCATTGGCAAAGCAGCAGCACCGTCAGCAGATTCGATGCTATACGTATTATTGTCTCCAGTCGGTGATTACTTTGCGGGCGGAGCAAAGCCACTTCGCTTGTTACTAGACGAAACAGGGATGCGCTGTGCACCGCATATGGGAATGGTAAAAAGTGGCGGTAATTATGCCAGTGCATTACCACCTATTCTCAAAGCCCGCGCAGAAGTTCAGGCTGATCAAATACTGTTTTGTCCTAATGGTGACGTTCAAGAAACCGGTGCAGCAAACTTCTTACTTATTGACGGTAACGAGATCATTACAAAAGGGTTGGACTCTAGCTTTTTGCACGGCGTAACCCGTGCAACCGTTCTTCAAATTGCTAAAGATCACGGCATGAAAGTAAGTGAGCGTGATATTACAGTTGAAGAGCTATTAGAACGCGCTGCAAAACCAAATACAGAAGCTGCGCTATCTGGTACAGCGGCTGTGCTTACGCCAGTGGGTACTTTTATTCATAACGACAAAGAGTATCAGGTTGGAAGCGGAGAAGCAGGCCCGGTGACAATGAAACTTAGACAGGCGTTAAATGATATCCAATGGGGTAAAGCCGAAGATACCCACAACTGGCTAGTCAAAGTGCCAAACTAA
- a CDS encoding iron-containing alcohol dehydrogenase yields the protein MKVSEFKTAGKLITGLGAIKALADEMTRLGIKDCAVVTDKGVSSSGLLEQVLALLPYPPLHIIDDIPPEPAVNIIEAKLNDLRENKVDGIIALGGGSAIDSAKVLAATYDHSGSISKLFGENTLSERRLPLIVIPTTAGTGSEVTNIAILSDPKAQMKKGIVSHCLLPDVAIVAPEMTKTCPPSITAASGIDAFVHALEAYISVNASPITDALAEKALKLIFNSLVHAYNNGENLAAREDMATGSLMAGLAFGNAGVGAVHALAYPLGGRFHLSHGMSNAVMLPHVLKVNAPFCQDKLYCVAKLLKVCERHHSKDEAIKLLLIAIEKLCRDVDIPASLTPFNISSSCVGELAEEASKVTRLLRNNPKQLSIEEIEDIYRLAF from the coding sequence ATGAAGGTTTCGGAATTTAAGACCGCAGGGAAACTCATTACAGGCCTTGGCGCGATAAAAGCCCTTGCAGATGAAATGACGCGATTAGGTATAAAAGATTGTGCCGTCGTAACTGATAAAGGTGTTTCGTCATCTGGTCTTCTTGAGCAAGTACTCGCTTTACTTCCCTATCCCCCCTTGCACATTATCGATGATATTCCACCCGAGCCTGCTGTAAATATCATAGAAGCCAAATTAAACGACCTTCGCGAGAATAAGGTAGATGGCATTATCGCCCTTGGTGGCGGTAGTGCTATTGATAGCGCAAAAGTACTAGCAGCTACCTATGATCATAGCGGGTCTATTAGCAAACTCTTTGGTGAAAATACGCTTTCAGAAAGGCGTCTTCCTCTTATTGTTATTCCCACCACCGCAGGGACAGGCTCGGAAGTCACCAATATTGCTATATTGTCTGACCCTAAAGCACAAATGAAGAAAGGCATTGTTAGTCACTGCCTATTACCCGATGTTGCTATTGTTGCGCCTGAGATGACAAAAACTTGCCCACCGTCTATAACGGCCGCAAGCGGAATAGACGCATTCGTTCACGCGCTTGAAGCCTATATAAGTGTTAATGCTAGCCCTATTACTGATGCTCTTGCCGAAAAAGCATTAAAGCTGATCTTTAATTCTTTGGTGCATGCTTATAATAATGGAGAAAATCTGGCTGCTCGCGAAGATATGGCCACCGGCAGTTTAATGGCCGGCCTTGCTTTTGGAAACGCCGGCGTTGGAGCAGTGCATGCTCTGGCTTACCCTTTAGGTGGGCGATTTCATTTATCACATGGAATGAGTAACGCGGTTATGCTTCCTCATGTATTGAAAGTAAATGCACCGTTTTGCCAAGACAAGCTTTATTGTGTAGCTAAGCTTCTGAAGGTATGTGAACGTCACCATTCAAAAGATGAGGCAATTAAACTGTTGTTAATTGCTATCGAAAAACTCTGCAGGGATGTCGATATACCCGCTTCACTCACCCCTTTTAATATTTCGTCTTCTTGTGTAGGTGAGTTAGCGGAAGAGGCGAGTAAAGTAACTCGCCTTCTTCGTAATAATCCCAAGCAACTGAGCATTGAAGAGATTGAAGATATCTATCGGCTTGCTTTTTAA
- a CDS encoding nucleoside permease, translating into MITLRLSLMMFLQFFIWGGWFVTLGTYLSNTLSANGGQIGMAFSTQSWGAIIAPFIVGLIADRFFNAEKILGLLHIVGAVLMYCMYQANDFASFYPYVLAYMIAYMPTLALVNSVSFGQMVDPSKEFGKVRVWGTIGWIVAGLMISYVFSWDSAQSIADGMLKNTFLLCSVASLMLGVFSFTLPNTPPQSSGKAVTIRDILGLDALALLKDKNFFVFFLSSVLICIPLAFYYQNANPFLTEIGVENATGKMTLGQVSEVLFMLALPVFLNRFGIKATLVIGMAAWVVRYALFAFGNADEGLFMLIVGIALHGICYDFFFVSGQIYTNSKAGENVKSAAQGLITLATYGVGMLVGFAVAGAITDTYTMETGAHSWQQVWLFPAGFAAVVLVLFAILFRKEKVNADA; encoded by the coding sequence ATGATAACCCTACGCCTTAGTTTGATGATGTTCCTTCAGTTCTTCATTTGGGGGGGCTGGTTTGTAACATTAGGCACGTATCTATCGAATACCCTGTCTGCCAATGGTGGGCAAATCGGTATGGCTTTCTCAACCCAGAGCTGGGGCGCCATCATTGCCCCCTTTATTGTGGGCCTTATTGCTGACCGATTCTTTAATGCAGAAAAGATCCTCGGCTTACTACACATTGTTGGCGCCGTGCTTATGTACTGTATGTACCAAGCGAATGATTTCGCCAGCTTTTACCCTTATGTGTTGGCATACATGATTGCATACATGCCTACGCTTGCTTTGGTTAACTCAGTGTCATTCGGACAAATGGTCGACCCGTCAAAAGAGTTCGGAAAAGTTCGTGTGTGGGGCACTATCGGCTGGATTGTGGCAGGCCTTATGATTAGCTATGTCTTCTCATGGGATTCTGCACAGTCTATTGCCGATGGTATGCTCAAAAACACGTTCTTATTGTGCAGCGTTGCCTCGCTAATGTTGGGCGTATTCAGTTTTACACTGCCAAACACGCCACCTCAATCTAGCGGTAAAGCGGTAACTATTCGCGACATTCTTGGCTTGGACGCGTTGGCACTGTTAAAAGACAAAAACTTCTTTGTATTTTTTCTTTCATCTGTACTTATTTGTATTCCACTGGCGTTTTACTACCAGAATGCTAACCCTTTTCTTACCGAAATAGGCGTTGAAAACGCCACGGGCAAAATGACACTAGGTCAAGTTTCCGAAGTATTGTTCATGTTGGCCCTGCCGGTATTTTTGAACCGTTTCGGCATTAAAGCCACGTTAGTGATAGGTATGGCAGCGTGGGTTGTACGTTATGCACTGTTCGCATTCGGGAACGCTGACGAAGGCTTGTTCATGCTTATTGTTGGTATTGCACTGCACGGTATTTGTTACGACTTCTTCTTTGTATCAGGGCAAATCTATACCAATTCAAAGGCGGGAGAAAACGTAAAAAGTGCAGCGCAGGGGCTAATTACCTTAGCGACATATGGCGTAGGTATGCTGGTGGGCTTTGCAGTGGCAGGCGCAATTACCGACACCTACACGATGGAAACAGGTGCGCATAGTTGGCAGCAGGTCTGGTTATTCCCAGCAGGGTTTGCCGCGGTTGTGTTAGTGCTATTCGCCATTCTGTTCAGAAAGGAAAAGGTGAACGCAGATGCATAA